In Pirellulales bacterium, a single genomic region encodes these proteins:
- a CDS encoding Uma2 family endonuclease, with product MSTIAKLSLPEYERIVATGVFDGKNKRRIELIWGELREMNPIGSEHAMVLNRLTQWSFRTAGERIWLRIQDPIAISSAESEPEPDLVWAKPKDYTAHHPSADDVLLLVEVAESSLDFDRDEKAGLYATAGILDYWIVNLVDRVVEVHRNPRQRRYQSVASFAAAQSVQTLALPEARLVVDTLFGEHA from the coding sequence ATGAGCACGATTGCTAAACTTTCGCTACCGGAGTACGAACGAATCGTCGCCACCGGCGTATTCGACGGCAAGAATAAGCGGCGCATCGAGTTGATCTGGGGAGAACTCCGCGAAATGAATCCCATCGGCTCGGAGCACGCGATGGTGCTAAATCGTCTGACACAATGGAGCTTCAGGACAGCGGGCGAACGAATTTGGCTTCGGATTCAAGACCCAATCGCGATCTCATCGGCCGAAAGCGAACCGGAACCGGATTTAGTGTGGGCAAAGCCGAAGGATTATACCGCACACCATCCATCGGCGGACGATGTTCTCTTGCTAGTCGAGGTCGCTGAAAGCAGCCTCGATTTCGATCGCGACGAAAAGGCCGGACTTTATGCCACGGCCGGAATTCTGGATTATTGGATCGTCAACCTTGTTGACCGTGTGGTCGAAGTGCATCGAAATCCGCGGCAACGCCGTTATCAAAGCGTGGCATCATTCGCTGCTGCGCAGTCGGTGCAGACACTAGCGCTACCCGAGGCTCGCCTAGTCGTTGACACTCTTTTCGGCGAACACGCTTGA
- a CDS encoding Uma2 family endonuclease, protein MSTIAKLSVTEYERIVATGVFDGMNARRIELIWGELREMNPIGTEHATAVDWLNKWSVLSVGDDACVRIQNPLAFLPADSEPQPDLVWAKPRKYGKRHPWAEDVFLLVEVADSSLDQDREEKAKLYATAGVLDYWIVNLVDRTVEVHRDSKSGRYRRMQSFAAGAVVQSLALPKIGLSVDSLFAALD, encoded by the coding sequence ATGAGCACGATTGCCAAACTCTCCGTCACGGAATACGAGCGAATCGTCGCGACCGGCGTGTTCGATGGCATGAATGCGCGGCGGATCGAATTGATTTGGGGGGAACTCCGAGAAATGAATCCGATCGGCACCGAGCACGCAACGGCCGTGGACTGGTTGAATAAATGGAGCGTTCTCTCGGTTGGCGACGACGCTTGCGTGCGAATTCAGAATCCCCTTGCATTCTTGCCAGCCGATAGCGAACCGCAACCTGACCTCGTCTGGGCCAAGCCACGGAAGTATGGCAAACGCCATCCCTGGGCCGAGGATGTTTTCTTGCTCGTCGAGGTCGCAGACAGCAGCCTCGACCAGGATCGCGAGGAAAAGGCCAAGCTTTATGCGACAGCCGGCGTTCTCGACTATTGGATCGTCAACCTCGTGGACCGTACGGTCGAAGTGCACCGCGATTCGAAAAGCGGTCGATATCGGAGAATGCAGTCGTTTGCCGCCGGCGCCGTCGTCCAGTCGCTCGCACTACCGAAGATTGGGTTGAGTGTCGATTCGCTGTTCGCCGCGCTCGACTAA
- a CDS encoding NAD(P)H-dependent oxidoreductase translates to MAGSAKILAFAGSTRAASFNKKLVRIAADEAREAGADVTLIDLRDYPLPLFDGDLEANDGLPTNARALKDIFLAHNGLMISAPEYNSSITAVLKNTIDWVSRPVPNEASLACFANKLAVLMSASPGALGGLRGLVHVRAILGNIGVWVLPDQVAVMKAHESFQPDGTLKDAKLQASVKNLGAKLASALKKMNA, encoded by the coding sequence ATGGCAGGGAGCGCAAAGATACTGGCCTTTGCGGGGAGCACGCGCGCGGCCTCGTTCAACAAGAAGCTGGTGCGGATCGCCGCGGACGAGGCGCGGGAAGCGGGAGCCGACGTGACGCTGATCGACTTGCGCGATTATCCGCTGCCGTTGTTCGACGGCGATTTGGAGGCGAACGATGGACTTCCAACCAATGCGCGAGCGCTCAAAGACATCTTTCTCGCCCACAACGGCCTGATGATTTCGGCCCCCGAATACAACAGCTCGATCACGGCCGTGCTAAAAAACACGATCGACTGGGTCTCGCGTCCCGTTCCGAATGAGGCCTCGCTGGCGTGCTTTGCGAATAAGCTGGCCGTGTTGATGAGCGCATCGCCCGGCGCGCTCGGCGGACTGCGCGGCTTGGTCCACGTGCGAGCGATTCTCGGCAACATCGGCGTGTGGGTGCTGCCCGACCAAGTCGCCGTCATGAAGGCCCACGAGTCGTTTCAGCCCGACGGCACGCTCAAAGACGCGAAGTTGCAAGCTTCGGTCAAGAACCTCGGCGCAAAGCTTGCCAGCGCGCTCAAGAAGATGAATGCGTGA